The genomic region GAGACGAGCGCGTCCCGCTGGCCGAACTCGTCGCCCTGGCCCGGGCGCGCGGCATTCGCTTCACCGCCGCCCGCAAGGCCTACGGCTCGCCCCGCAGCGTCACCTCCAACACCCAGGGGTTCCGCATCGCCGTCCACCGGGTGACGGGCGAGGTCCGCATCCTGTACAGCGTCCAGGCTGCCGACGCCGGAGGGCTCATCAACCCCCAGCAGGTCCGGGGACAGGTGGACGGCGGTGTCGCCCAGGGCATCGGATTCGCAATGACCGAGAACTACCAGGTCGACGCGGACGGTGCCATGGTCAACCCGAACCTCCGCAACTACCGGATCCCCACCTACGCCGATGTCCCCCGCACCGACCTCCTCCTGGTGGACTCGTCGGACTCCGTCGGGCCCATGCGGTCGAAGGGGATGGCGGAATGCTGCATCAACCCGGTGGCACCCGCGTTGGCGAACGCGCTTCGCGACGCCACGGGCATCCGCTACCGCGAGCTGCCCCTCACTCCGGAACGGATCTACGCCCGCCTCGTTGAGAGCGAGTCGGCACGGACGGGCCCGAGACGATGACCGCCGAGAAGCACGCGGACGCCACGGCGACGGTCATCCTCGGCCGGAAGGTCCGCCAGGGAATGGAACGGGAGTACGAGGAATGGCAGGAGGGCGTCAACGCCGCTGCCGCCGAGTACGCCGGACACCTCGGCGCCGAGATCTCCCCGCCGACGGCCCTGCAACCCGACTGGGTCGTCGTCTACCGCTTCGACTCGATCGCCCACCTACAGGCGTGGATCAACGGCGCGACCCGGCAGAGACTCCTCGACATCGGCGAGAAGTACTTCGACGGTCCCGCGACCCAGCAGGTGATCAGCGGCGGCACGCAACCGGCTGACCCGCTGGTCACCGTTGTGGTGACCCACCGCGTCCACCCGAACCAGGTCGACGACTTCCTCGACTGGCAGGGCCGCATGAGCCGGGAGGAGAGCGCGTTCCAAGGGTTCCGCGGCACCGAGATCTTCCGTCCGATCGAGGGCCTTCAGGACGAATGGACCACCCTGTACCGCTACGACAACGCCGAACACCTCGACGCCTGGCTGACGTCTGCGAAGCGGCGGGAGGTTCTCGCCGAAGGGGAGAAGTTCAAGGACTTCAACCTGCGGACAATCGACAGCTCGTTCGGCAGCTGGTTCGCCTTCGAGGAGAACGGCAAGGAAGCGCCCCCGCCCTCGGGCACCAAGACCGCCATCGCGGTCTGGGTCGGCCTCTACCCGACCGTTGTGCTGCTGACGCTCGCCCTGTCGCCGCTGAAGTGGCCGCTCTGGCTCGGGCTGCTCGTGGGCAACCTGCTGTCGAGCTTCATCATGAGCTTCTTCACGATGCCCTACTACGTGAACCGGCTGCTCAAGCGGTGGCTGCGGCCCCCGCCGGACGAACCGCCGGCGAAGACCAACCGCATCGGCCTGGGCATCGTGGTAGCGGTGACCGTGTTCTGGGCCGTTCTCTTCTACGTCATTACGACCCGAATCTGGACGCTGCCCTGACCCAGCACTGAACCCCACGGCCCGTCGAACAAAGGAAGCCGGCGGCGAATCCCAGGACATGCTCGCGAGCTTCGATCAGCAAGTCCGCGACAGCCGACTCCAGGGCTTCGCGGCCGACTTGGTCGCAGACCTCCGTCAGCGGGTCATCGGGCCGGGAGCGTTCGACGCCGGAGCCGGCGCTCAGATCAGGTACCGGGTGCGCTTCGAGAACGGGTTTGTGCTCGGCGGAATCGAAGCGGGCTGGCTGACCGGAGCCTGGTGATCGCAGTGGGTCCGCCGGGGACGTCGAGCCACTGTGCGAGCCGGTGCCGGGCCCACCAGGACAGGAAGAGCGAGAAGGCGGCGCTGCCGGGCCCGCCGGGCCCGCGGTGGCCAACCCCTCGTTCCCGGCCGGTTCCTCCCGCCTCATCGGTCGCGCGCGCTCGAGCACGATCCGGCGGAGACCGGGGGTCGCCGTGAAAGGCCCGGGCGTCGGAGATGAGCGCGGCGAGCTCCCTGCTGCGGTCGCCGGTGCGGATCTCGCGGGGCATCAGCCCTGCTCCTCGCACACGAGGATGGCCGTCAGCGCTTTGACGGCCCGATAGTTGAGGGTCTTGACCGCGCCGCGCGACCTCCCCATGATGGCCGCCGTCTCAGCCGTCGAGTAGCCCAGGCAGGCTCGCAGAGCCACGCACTCCCGCTGCGGGGGCGTGAGCAGCACGAGCGCGTCGAGTGCTTTGGCGAGGAGCAGCCTCGCGACGACGAGGTCCTCCACGCCGGGCAGGGAAGGGCCGTTCTCGATGGCTGGGAACAGGACCTCTCTGCCCTTCTGGGTCGACCTCAGATGGTCGATCAGCAGATTCCTGGCGATGGTCACCAGCCAGGCACCGAAGTCCCGTCCCTGCCAGCTGAACGAGTCGATCCGTCGCAGGGCGCGCAGGAAGGTCTCACTGGTCAGGTCCTCCACGGCCGCCGCATCGGCGACCTTCCGGGACAAGTAGCGTCGCACGACGGGCGTGTAC from Kitasatospora azatica KCTC 9699 harbors:
- a CDS encoding antibiotic biosynthesis monooxygenase, translated to MTAEKHADATATVILGRKVRQGMEREYEEWQEGVNAAAAEYAGHLGAEISPPTALQPDWVVVYRFDSIAHLQAWINGATRQRLLDIGEKYFDGPATQQVISGGTQPADPLVTVVVTHRVHPNQVDDFLDWQGRMSREESAFQGFRGTEIFRPIEGLQDEWTTLYRYDNAEHLDAWLTSAKRREVLAEGEKFKDFNLRTIDSSFGSWFAFEENGKEAPPPSGTKTAIAVWVGLYPTVVLLTLALSPLKWPLWLGLLVGNLLSSFIMSFFTMPYYVNRLLKRWLRPPPDEPPAKTNRIGLGIVVAVTVFWAVLFYVITTRIWTLP
- a CDS encoding sigma-70 family RNA polymerase sigma factor, with product MIHPSNRRTPGRRLVPASGREAAVPGQRQGPSVVVLVARAQAGDREAFGRLYQQYTPVVRRYLSRKVADAAAVEDLTSETFLRALRRIDSFSWQGRDFGAWLVTIARNLLIDHLRSTQKGREVLFPAIENGPSLPGVEDLVVARLLLAKALDALVLLTPPQRECVALRACLGYSTAETAAIMGRSRGAVKTLNYRAVKALTAILVCEEQG